Part of the Rhodospirillales bacterium genome, CGGCTATCTTCCAGCACCGGGCGGCCGTAGCCCCACACGCGCGGCGCCGCGCCCGATGACGACGGCGCCGCCTCCTCGTGTCGGGGTTCAGCACCCTCCTCGGGCTCCAGCACGAACGATCGCCGCGCCAGCGCGTCCGCATCAACAGGGAGGTCGTCGGCAACGGTCAGATCGAGCGCGTCGCCGTTCGTTACTGATGTCAGTCCCGCATCATCTCCGATCGCCGACGCTTCGTCGGGGTCGGGGCCGGACGCAGGAGCGGCTTCCGCCTCCTCCTCCGCCGCAGGCCGCATATCCGGAGACGAGACGAACTCGCGCGGGTCCGGGCATGCCGCCTGCTCGGCTTGCGGACCGTCGAGGTCGTCGCTGGATCCGGTACGGACGTCGGGTTCCGCCTCCTCGGCCTGCGGCTGTTCCGGAATGCCCCCCGACCGGCCGACAGGGTGCGCCGTGTCCACCTCTCCGGAAGCCGCGTTGGCGGCGCCGGCCGCAAGAGCACTTGTCGCCGCGCCGTTCTCCTGGTCCTCTGACGCCGCAGGCGACGCTTGGCGTTCAGCCTCGGCGGTTCCCGTCAGGGTAGCGGCGGCAAAGTCCTTTGAGATCGCCGGCCGCACGGGTGAGGCGCGCCGGCTGAGCGACTCGGCAAGCGCAATGATCTGAGCCGGGCCGAACAGAACACTGTTGCCGGGCCCGCCATTTTGCCGGTTTTGCCGCCGGTTCCGATCCCGATCCGGGTCAAGTTCACCAGCAATGGTACCCTGATTGTCCCGCGCGATCATGGGATCCTCGTTCGACGGTGCCGCGTGCGTCGCTTGCACGAACTTCATGATACCACTTTTGCGCGAATTTCATACAGTTTCTTCTGGAGTTTTTCCGGCCGCCACAGAAGGCGTCTTTACCCGCGTCCCGCTTCCAGCAACCGGCCGGCGTCATGGAGCTCGGTGACCGCGGCAGGCGGCACGGTGCCAGCGCGGCGGGCGACCGCATCGGCGCAACGTCGGTAGAGCGACGGCGCAAACGTTTGCACAAGCTGCGACAGCCCCTTGCCGGCGCCGACTACGCCCGAGCAATAGCCCTCAAAGATATACCGCAACGCCCGGCGAGGGCTGGAGCGGGCCACGAACCTCGACAGAAAGAACGCGCGACAGGCTGCATAAGCACCGTCCGACATGTACGGCCTTTGGGACTCTATCCAGGCGATGAAGCTCTCATGCTCGGGCGTGTCCGCGGCTTCGAAAACCGGGCTTTGCGACAGACGACCCGGCTCGAAACGATCCTCATAAATGGCCAGTGGCGCTTCGATCATCGTGATCCGCACGCCGCGCCGCCACATGTCGATAGCGAACTGGGTGTCATCACCGAATGACAGATCCTCGCGAAATGGACTCATCTGCGCCAGATCGGCGTCGACGACGACGGTACTGGGGTGCACCCATCCCTTGTGGGCGAACAGATAGTCATAGATGTCCTCGCCATCGCGTAAACCACGCGCCGGCTTGACCCACAGGCGTCCGACCCCTCGGTCCACGTAGGTCTGACTGTACACCAGATCGCCGGGGGCAGCGGCCAGATGCCGACGACAGCGCTCCAGCTTGTCGGGCAACCACGCGTCATCGGCGTCCAGGAAGGCGACGAAGCGGCCGTGAGCCAGACGCACGCCGGCATTGCGCGCCGCCGCCGCACGACCGTGATGACGCCCCACCAGGCGAATCGGGACGCCGTCGAAGCGGGCAAGGCTGGCCGCTATATCGTCCGTCGACTTGTCGTCGTCGACGACGATGATCTCGAAATCGCGGCAGGTTTGCGCGAGGCACGATGCAATCGCGGTGCCCACCGTGTGGGCGCGGTTGTAGGTCGGGATGACAACGCTGAACAAAGGCTGGCTCATGGTCTCGCTGCCCTCTTCAAGATCCGTATGTGTCTTCACTTCTTCCGCCCGGCGAGGAATCGCCGTACTGGGTGATCCGCCGCCCCAGGTGCCCGGCGACCTTGCCGAGCGCCTTGTGCAGCAGCAGGATGGCGCGGAGGCGCCGGACCGGGAACGGAGCCGCAAGGATCCGATACCCCAACGCCAGCGACAACAAACCCGCGGTTTTCGTCAACCGCATCGCCTCGGCGATCGGGCCGGGCGCGAACATGCGCTGCACCACGACGTTCAGACTCCCCCGCCGCCGCTGCCGCCGCGTCAACCAGGTCAAGCTCATGCGGTCCGCGGTGACCGTCTCGTAGACTTCGGCCGCCGCCGACCAATGCATCCGGAACCCGAGGCGAGCGAGACGGCAAAAAAACACCAGATCCTCGCCGCCCGTCCTCGCGAAGCCCGGATCGAACGGCGCCGGTCCCAGCGCGCGGAAGCAATCGGCGCGAGCAATGAAGTTTCCCGCTGCGTAGAGCGTGCAGGGCGCGCCGTCCGGTCGGCGCAGGTTTACCGTGTAAACATCCGCCAGTGCCGGCCAGATACCGGCCGCCGGCGGGAAGCGAGGGATCACGGGCCCGCCGACCACATCGGCGCCGGTCGTGTCCAGAACCCGGACCAGCTCACGAAGCCAACCGCGGGACGGCCATTCGTCATCGTCGAGCATGGCAATGAACCGCGGCCGCAGTTCGAGTGCCCGTTCGACGGCGCTGTTGCGGGCATAGGAAATCCCGGGCCGGCTTTCCTGCACGGCGGCCAACGGCCAACGGAAGGCGGCTGCCGTGTCCCGACATACGGCAATCCCCTCCGCAGCCGCGTCGTTGTCGACCACGACCACCGCCAGCCGGCCGTCATACTCAAGTTCGCTTGCGGCCGCCAGCAGCCTGCGCAAGCCGGCTGGGCGCCGCCACGTACAAACGCAGAGAACGATGTCGGCCTGCACTGCGGCAGATGTGTACCATGCGCCATCTGCGGCGCTATCGCCGGCCGCGCCATCGCCAACGGCGAACGCGCGAACTGCCGTCCGGCTCAAGTCCACGCTGCTGTGCCGCGGACGAGGACGGCCTGTCTCGGTCACGATCATGATTGCAACGGTCGCCTAAGCGTCTCAGTTGGCCGCCGGTTCCTGGCGGCGGGGAGCCATCCGACGGCGGTGCTTGCCGACGCCGAGACACCGTAAGGTGATCAGAGCCAGCAGCGCCCACGGCTCGATCAGGTAGCGCCGCCCGAACCGGGCGGGGTTCTCCATCAGGCGGTACGCCCACTCCAGCCCCCAACGCCCCATCCACCGCGGCGGCGTTGCCACTGCGCCCGCGAGATATTCCATACAGGCCCCGGCCGCCAGCACTGCTGGAGCGTCGATGTTGTCGCGGTTGTCCATGATCCACCGTTCTTGGCGCGGCGTTCCCATGCCGACGATGCACACGTCGGCCCCGAAGGCGTTGATCCTGTCCACGACCGCTCGGCTTTCCGAAGCGCCCGCGCTGCTGTCGAAGTAACCGTCCGCTCCGTCGATGACGAGACCCGGCAGACGCGACCGAATGACCGCAAGCCCGGCCTTCAGATCCGCCGACTCATTGCCGACCCAGAACACCCGCCAGCCGCGGACATGGGCGCGCTGCAGCAGCGGCCAGATGAAGTCGACCCAGGTTACCCGCTCATGGCGACTCAACCGGAGGCCGATCGTCCGCAGCATCGCGACGATCGGCATGCCGTCGATCATCACCGTCGCACCGCGGAACAGCTCGTTGACCGCCGGATCCCGCAGGCAGAGGTAGAGAGAGTGCAAGTTCGCGTAAAAGATCTGATCGCGGCGCTGCCATGTCACCAGGGAGTCGACGTACTTGACGTACTCGGCGATGTTGCCGGGATTAACGGCAACGCCGAGGCCTTCGATCTTTTGGAGGGAAAAGCTGCTGCCGTTCATCATGTCGTCACATCTTTCGGTC contains:
- a CDS encoding glycosyltransferase family 2 protein gives rise to the protein MKTHTDLEEGSETMSQPLFSVVIPTYNRAHTVGTAIASCLAQTCRDFEIIVVDDDKSTDDIAASLARFDGVPIRLVGRHHGRAAAARNAGVRLAHGRFVAFLDADDAWLPDKLERCRRHLAAAPGDLVYSQTYVDRGVGRLWVKPARGLRDGEDIYDYLFAHKGWVHPSTVVVDADLAQMSPFREDLSFGDDTQFAIDMWRRGVRITMIEAPLAIYEDRFEPGRLSQSPVFEAADTPEHESFIAWIESQRPYMSDGAYAACRAFFLSRFVARSSPRRALRYIFEGYCSGVVGAGKGLSQLVQTFAPSLYRRCADAVARRAGTVPPAAVTELHDAGRLLEAGRG
- a CDS encoding glycosyltransferase gives rise to the protein MSRTAVRAFAVGDGAAGDSAADGAWYTSAAVQADIVLCVCTWRRPAGLRRLLAAASELEYDGRLAVVVVDNDAAAEGIAVCRDTAAAFRWPLAAVQESRPGISYARNSAVERALELRPRFIAMLDDDEWPSRGWLRELVRVLDTTGADVVGGPVIPRFPPAAGIWPALADVYTVNLRRPDGAPCTLYAAGNFIARADCFRALGPAPFDPGFARTGGEDLVFFCRLARLGFRMHWSAAAEVYETVTADRMSLTWLTRRQRRRGSLNVVVQRMFAPGPIAEAMRLTKTAGLLSLALGYRILAAPFPVRRLRAILLLHKALGKVAGHLGRRITQYGDSSPGGRSEDTYGS
- a CDS encoding WecB/TagA/CpsF family glycosyltransferase gives rise to the protein MTERCDDMMNGSSFSLQKIEGLGVAVNPGNIAEYVKYVDSLVTWQRRDQIFYANLHSLYLCLRDPAVNELFRGATVMIDGMPIVAMLRTIGLRLSRHERVTWVDFIWPLLQRAHVRGWRVFWVGNESADLKAGLAVIRSRLPGLVIDGADGYFDSSAGASESRAVVDRINAFGADVCIVGMGTPRQERWIMDNRDNIDAPAVLAAGACMEYLAGAVATPPRWMGRWGLEWAYRLMENPARFGRRYLIEPWALLALITLRCLGVGKHRRRMAPRRQEPAAN